A window of the Dyadobacter pollutisoli genome harbors these coding sequences:
- a CDS encoding helix-turn-helix domain-containing protein produces MKVVQFTIPVSKEHTIVVQEDILPHYYNHLHRHREVQIEWVVEGTGILIAGNYMQRFESGDVYIIGANQSHIFKSDEVYFHPEEDKKIHSISIFFDPRQLSENLLSLPELTVIRKFVDSLHNGMQIPESDVIKKTITEIVHSKESMRVASFIKLLHQVSTVRNIKPLATNNSEQIISEVEGIRMDQIFQYLVANYKKHISLTEISEIASLTPQAFCRYFKKHTDKTFVSFLNELRVNEACKMIVSGKFDSFSDVSYQTGFDNVTNFNRVFKKTMGQSPREYLKDFRERLI; encoded by the coding sequence ATGAAAGTCGTCCAGTTTACCATTCCTGTTTCAAAAGAACATACGATTGTCGTACAGGAAGACATACTGCCTCATTACTATAATCACCTGCACCGGCACCGTGAAGTGCAGATCGAATGGGTGGTGGAAGGTACCGGCATCCTGATCGCCGGCAACTATATGCAGCGGTTTGAATCCGGCGACGTTTACATTATCGGGGCCAACCAGTCACACATTTTCAAAAGCGACGAGGTTTATTTCCATCCCGAAGAAGATAAAAAGATACATTCTATTTCCATCTTCTTCGATCCCCGGCAACTTTCCGAAAACCTGCTCAGCCTTCCTGAACTGACTGTGATCCGGAAATTTGTCGATAGCCTGCATAATGGAATGCAAATCCCCGAGTCGGACGTGATCAAAAAAACCATTACCGAGATTGTCCATAGCAAGGAAAGTATGCGGGTCGCTTCATTTATAAAGTTGCTCCACCAAGTTTCCACGGTCAGGAATATCAAGCCACTGGCGACGAACAACAGCGAGCAGATCATTTCCGAGGTAGAAGGTATCAGAATGGACCAGATCTTCCAGTACCTGGTCGCTAATTACAAAAAACACATCTCCCTTACCGAAATTTCCGAAATCGCCAGCCTTACCCCGCAGGCATTTTGCAGGTATTTCAAAAAACACACGGATAAAACCTTTGTCAGCTTCCTTAATGAACTGCGGGTGAATGAAGCCTGTAAAATGATTGTTTCGGGTAAATTTGACAGTTTTTCAGATGTCTCTTATCAAACCGGTTTTGATAATGTGACCAATTTTAACCGTGTATTCAAGAAAACAATGGGCCAGTCGCCAAGGGAATATCTCAAAGATTTCCGGGAAAGGTTGATCTAG
- a CDS encoding efflux RND transporter periplasmic adaptor subunit, protein MKKYIILFLGFGMLTSCGSSDKTGSAETTEKADSMVSEQIVSFNSQQLKSVGVEVGTPKMEKISGILSLQGKIDVPPQSTVSLSFPLGGYLKSTSMLPGMRVRKGQVLAELEDMQFIQLQQDYLMAREKFALAETEFSRQKDLNASKASSDKVFQQARAEMETQRILMNALAQKLEVIGINPARLKSDNISKSVSILSPINGFVSKVNVNVGKYTSPTDMLFELVDPRDIHLALHVFEKDLNALSIGQHVVAYSNGDPGKKFQAEIILISKNLDQDRMAEVHCHFEKYNPALVPGMYMNGEVSVNNKEALTVPEEAVVRWENKFYVFTDQGSGQFEMTEVTPGLISQGKQQIEAKGMTGGTRLVVKNAYALLMKIRNTEKEG, encoded by the coding sequence ATGAAAAAATACATCATCCTATTTCTCGGCTTCGGGATGTTAACATCTTGCGGAAGCAGCGACAAAACCGGTTCTGCTGAAACCACTGAAAAGGCCGATTCAATGGTTTCCGAGCAGATTGTTTCTTTCAATTCACAACAATTAAAGAGCGTCGGCGTGGAAGTTGGAACACCCAAAATGGAAAAAATCAGCGGCATTTTGAGTCTTCAGGGTAAAATAGACGTGCCGCCGCAAAGTACGGTCAGCCTGAGCTTTCCACTCGGCGGCTACCTCAAATCCACCAGCATGCTTCCGGGTATGCGTGTGAGAAAAGGTCAGGTACTGGCAGAATTAGAGGATATGCAGTTTATTCAATTGCAACAGGATTACTTGATGGCGCGTGAGAAATTCGCACTGGCAGAAACCGAGTTCAGCCGCCAGAAAGACCTGAATGCCAGTAAAGCAAGCAGCGACAAAGTGTTTCAGCAGGCACGCGCTGAAATGGAAACCCAGCGGATCCTGATGAATGCATTGGCACAAAAACTGGAAGTGATCGGAATCAATCCGGCACGGCTGAAATCCGACAATATCTCGAAAAGTGTCTCCATTTTGTCCCCTATCAATGGATTTGTTTCCAAAGTCAATGTGAACGTGGGCAAGTACACGTCGCCGACGGACATGCTTTTCGAGCTGGTTGACCCGCGTGACATTCATCTGGCGCTTCACGTTTTTGAAAAAGACCTGAATGCATTGTCCATCGGGCAGCATGTAGTGGCTTATTCCAATGGTGACCCGGGAAAAAAGTTTCAGGCTGAAATTATTCTGATCAGCAAAAATCTGGACCAGGACAGAATGGCGGAAGTACATTGTCATTTTGAAAAATATAACCCTGCCCTGGTGCCCGGAATGTACATGAATGGCGAGGTTTCGGTGAACAACAAGGAGGCGCTGACCGTGCCGGAAGAGGCCGTTGTGCGCTGGGAGAACAAGTTTTACGTTTTTACAGACCAGGGTAGCGGTCAATTTGAAATGACCGAAGTGACGCCCGGCCTGATCAGTCAGGGCAAGCAGCAGATTGAAGCAAAAGGGATGACCGGAGGTACCAGACTGGTTGTAAAAAATGCCTACGCCTTGCTCATGAAAATCAGAAATACGGAGAAAGAAGGCTAG
- a CDS encoding CusA/CzcA family heavy metal efflux RND transporter has translation MLNRIIQFSVKNKLVIGIFMLLWVIYGSYEVSRLPIDAVPDITNNQVQVITTAPSLGAEDVERLITFPIEQAISNIPGLKESRSLSRFGLSLITIVFEDGSDIYWARQQVTERLSQVEINENANKPELAPVTTGLGEIYQYVIKPRDGFEKKYSLADLRTTQDWIVRRQLLGTPGVADVSTFGGELKQYEVAVNPASLKAANLTISDVFTALSKNNQNTGGAYIEKGPAVLYIRSVGLARSTNDVQSIVVKTNTSGTPVLIRDIADVRMGAAIRYGALTMAGKGELAGGIVMMLKGGNSSEVIENVKARIAEIQKTLPEGLEIEPFLDRTKMVNNAIGTVESNLLEGALIVVLILVLFLGNLRAGLIVASVIPLSMLFAIAMMNIFGVSGNLMSLGALDFGLIVDGAVIIVEAILHHMHFSKRYANVNTVSQEDMDSEVTGSASRMMNAAVFGQIIILIVYLPILSLSGIEGKMFKPMAQTVAFAILGAFILSLTYVPMISAMFISKKISHKPNLSDRIMARIENVYHQMLVKALVIKKTLVVIAFALFGVAVFLFTQMGGEFIPQLEEGDFATETRLLAGTNLTMTIDAINRISESLQAHYPEVEKVVSRIGSAEIPTDPMPIEGGDMIIVLKDKSEWTSAKTFPELASKMAATAQEVMPGVTTGFQYPVQMRFNELMTGAKQDVVCKIFGEDLGKLAGYAEQLGAISKTVGGTADWYIEKVTGMPQIVIEFNRSEIAKYGLNIDDVNRTINAAFAGAAAGQIYEGEKKFDLVVRVGREGRKNINDVQNLPISTPSGIQIPLYQVASIQEIEGPNQIQRENTRRRIIVGFNVRGRDVQSIVEELQKKVEAKMKLDAGYTITYGGAFENLQQAKARLSVAVPVALLLIFIMLYFAFSSVKEGALIYTAIPLSAIGGVFALAARGMPFSISAGVGFIALFGVAVLNGIVLISEFNRIKLEGIITDSLELVMTGTRNRLRPVLMTAAVASLGFLPMALSNGAGAEVQRPLATVVIGGLITATLLTLFVLPALYLLFDSKPKTNVPKKVVAMILTLLVIQAANAQDKPKEISLDDALQIALTKNLLVQGARLNEKASERLQSITFDPAKTSINADYGKINSNNNDTRIGISQTFSFPAVYSNQRKMLEANFLMSGAQKRLTEQEVRTSVRQLFYEYVALSERKKLLTYADSIYRIFESKSNLRFEKGAANVLEKTAAQTHRQQITNQLNLLEKDLAIMARQFNFFIQDTLQYVPAVTGTRIEHAMTVPADFQVAGELPIVEQAKYQQDVQWFKWKTEKAKQLPEIMFGYNNQSLIGPQQVRGQELYYNGKDRFSYISAGVSVPIFFKAQSARTAAAKLDWEKSKKHADQIRLTSQTELQNAAAQVQKYMESLQYYENQGLRNADLIISTADEQFQAGEIDYLQWVILVDQSVTIKSEYIQVLNSYNLAVIELLKLNNL, from the coding sequence ATGCTAAACAGAATTATCCAGTTCTCTGTGAAGAACAAACTGGTGATCGGCATATTCATGTTGCTGTGGGTGATCTACGGCAGCTATGAAGTGAGCCGGTTACCCATAGATGCAGTCCCCGATATCACCAATAACCAGGTGCAGGTGATCACGACCGCACCCTCGCTTGGCGCGGAAGATGTCGAACGCCTCATTACTTTTCCTATTGAACAGGCCATCAGCAACATTCCAGGCCTGAAAGAAAGCCGGAGCCTGTCCAGGTTTGGTCTTTCGCTGATCACCATTGTTTTTGAAGACGGCTCGGACATATACTGGGCCCGCCAGCAGGTTACCGAGCGACTTTCCCAGGTCGAGATCAATGAAAATGCAAACAAGCCTGAACTGGCGCCTGTCACGACCGGGCTCGGGGAAATATATCAGTATGTGATCAAGCCGCGTGACGGTTTTGAAAAGAAGTATTCGCTCGCCGATCTCCGGACTACCCAGGACTGGATCGTGCGCAGGCAGCTTCTGGGCACGCCCGGTGTCGCGGACGTTTCCACGTTTGGAGGCGAGCTGAAACAATATGAAGTGGCCGTAAACCCTGCCAGCCTCAAAGCTGCCAACCTCACGATCAGCGATGTATTTACCGCATTGAGTAAAAACAACCAGAATACCGGCGGTGCGTATATTGAAAAAGGTCCGGCGGTTTTATACATCAGAAGTGTGGGACTGGCCCGGTCCACGAACGATGTTCAAAGCATTGTGGTCAAAACCAATACAAGCGGTACGCCCGTCCTGATCAGGGACATTGCCGATGTGCGCATGGGCGCGGCGATCCGGTACGGTGCACTCACGATGGCGGGAAAAGGTGAGCTGGCAGGAGGCATCGTGATGATGCTTAAAGGTGGTAACTCGTCGGAAGTCATTGAGAACGTAAAGGCCCGCATTGCCGAAATTCAGAAAACACTGCCGGAAGGACTTGAAATAGAGCCTTTTCTGGACCGTACTAAAATGGTCAACAATGCCATTGGTACCGTAGAAAGTAACCTGCTGGAAGGTGCGCTCATTGTCGTTCTGATCCTGGTATTGTTCCTCGGCAACCTCCGGGCTGGCCTCATTGTGGCGTCGGTAATCCCGCTTTCCATGCTTTTTGCCATTGCTATGATGAACATTTTCGGCGTGAGCGGCAACCTGATGAGCCTCGGCGCGCTGGATTTCGGGCTGATAGTGGATGGTGCCGTGATCATCGTAGAAGCGATTTTGCACCATATGCATTTTTCCAAAAGGTATGCCAATGTCAACACTGTATCGCAGGAAGATATGGATAGCGAAGTAACTGGTTCAGCTTCCCGCATGATGAATGCAGCCGTTTTCGGTCAGATCATCATCCTGATCGTGTACCTGCCGATCCTCTCACTTTCGGGTATCGAGGGCAAGATGTTCAAGCCGATGGCGCAGACGGTAGCATTTGCGATTTTGGGGGCTTTCATTCTTTCGCTCACTTATGTACCAATGATCAGCGCGATGTTTATCAGTAAGAAAATCTCGCACAAGCCTAACCTCTCCGACCGTATCATGGCCCGGATAGAAAATGTCTATCATCAAATGCTGGTAAAGGCATTAGTGATCAAGAAGACATTGGTGGTTATCGCTTTTGCTTTGTTTGGTGTGGCCGTTTTTTTGTTTACTCAAATGGGCGGCGAATTTATCCCGCAGCTCGAAGAAGGTGATTTTGCAACTGAAACACGGCTATTGGCGGGGACCAACCTCACCATGACGATTGACGCGATCAACCGCATTTCCGAAAGCCTGCAAGCCCATTATCCCGAAGTAGAGAAAGTAGTTTCCAGGATCGGAAGTGCTGAAATACCGACCGATCCCATGCCGATTGAGGGTGGTGATATGATCATTGTTTTAAAAGATAAATCGGAATGGACCAGCGCGAAAACCTTCCCTGAGCTGGCCAGTAAAATGGCCGCCACGGCCCAGGAAGTGATGCCAGGGGTCACCACAGGATTTCAATACCCTGTTCAAATGCGGTTTAACGAACTGATGACGGGCGCCAAACAGGATGTGGTGTGCAAGATTTTCGGAGAAGATCTGGGCAAGCTGGCCGGGTATGCGGAACAACTTGGCGCTATTTCCAAAACCGTGGGTGGTACTGCGGACTGGTACATTGAAAAAGTGACCGGTATGCCGCAGATCGTGATCGAATTCAACCGGAGCGAAATTGCGAAATACGGGCTGAACATCGATGACGTTAACCGCACCATCAATGCTGCATTCGCCGGTGCGGCAGCAGGACAGATTTATGAAGGCGAGAAGAAATTTGACCTGGTGGTCCGCGTCGGTCGTGAGGGTCGCAAAAACATCAATGATGTTCAAAACCTGCCGATTTCGACTCCATCGGGCATTCAGATCCCATTGTATCAGGTGGCCAGCATTCAGGAAATAGAAGGACCAAACCAGATCCAGCGCGAAAATACCCGGCGCAGGATTATCGTCGGGTTCAATGTCCGAGGCCGGGATGTGCAGTCTATCGTAGAAGAACTGCAAAAGAAAGTGGAGGCAAAAATGAAGCTGGACGCAGGATATACCATCACTTACGGCGGCGCATTTGAAAATCTGCAACAGGCCAAAGCTCGGTTGAGCGTAGCGGTACCGGTGGCACTCCTGCTGATTTTTATCATGCTGTATTTTGCTTTTTCATCCGTTAAAGAAGGCGCGCTGATTTATACCGCGATACCTCTTTCGGCGATTGGAGGCGTTTTCGCGCTGGCAGCGCGAGGTATGCCATTCAGCATTTCCGCTGGTGTCGGTTTTATAGCGCTTTTTGGGGTAGCGGTACTGAATGGTATCGTGCTTATTTCGGAGTTCAACCGGATTAAATTGGAAGGTATCATCACCGATTCTTTGGAACTGGTCATGACGGGAACCCGAAACCGGCTGCGACCAGTGCTGATGACGGCCGCCGTGGCTTCTCTCGGCTTTTTACCAATGGCACTGAGCAATGGCGCAGGCGCCGAGGTGCAGCGTCCGCTCGCTACGGTGGTAATCGGCGGATTGATCACCGCTACCTTGCTCACATTGTTTGTGTTACCTGCTCTTTACCTTTTGTTTGATAGTAAACCCAAAACGAATGTTCCGAAAAAGGTAGTTGCCATGATTTTGACATTACTAGTCATCCAGGCAGCTAATGCACAGGATAAACCGAAAGAGATCAGTCTGGATGATGCTTTACAAATCGCTTTGACCAAAAATCTGCTGGTACAAGGTGCGCGGCTGAACGAAAAGGCGAGCGAACGTTTGCAATCCATCACATTTGATCCCGCAAAAACCAGTATCAACGCCGATTATGGTAAAATAAACAGCAATAACAACGACACCCGGATCGGTATTAGCCAGACATTCAGCTTCCCGGCAGTGTATTCCAATCAACGCAAAATGCTGGAAGCTAACTTTCTGATGTCCGGTGCTCAAAAGCGGTTGACCGAGCAGGAAGTACGCACCTCTGTCCGACAACTGTTTTATGAATATGTGGCCCTCAGCGAGCGTAAAAAATTGCTGACCTACGCTGACAGTATTTACCGGATTTTTGAATCCAAATCCAACCTGCGTTTCGAAAAAGGCGCTGCCAATGTGCTCGAAAAAACTGCGGCGCAAACACATCGGCAGCAAATTACCAACCAGTTGAATTTGCTGGAAAAAGACCTGGCTATCATGGCCAGACAGTTCAACTTCTTCATTCAAGATACGTTGCAATATGTGCCGGCAGTCACAGGTACACGCATTGAACATGCAATGACCGTGCCGGCAGATTTCCAGGTTGCCGGTGAGCTACCTATTGTGGAGCAAGCCAAATATCAGCAGGATGTACAATGGTTTAAATGGAAGACTGAAAAGGCAAAGCAGCTACCTGAGATAATGTTTGGCTATAATAACCAGAGCCTCATCGGCCCGCAGCAGGTACGTGGACAGGAGTTGTATTATAATGGTAAAGACAGGTTCAGCTACATCAGTGCGGGGGTGAGCGTCCCGATATTTTTCAAGGCGCAGTCGGCGCGAACAGCAGCAGCCAAACTGGATTGGGAGAAAAGCAAAAAGCATGCTGACCAGATCCGGCTGACTTCCCAGACCGAACTACAAAATGCAGCCGCGCAAGTTCAGAAATACATGGAAAGCCTGCAATACTATGAAAATCAGGGGCTCCGAAACGCCGATTTGATCATTAGCACGGCGGATGAGCAGTTTCAGGCTGGCGAAATCGACTATCTGCAATGGGTGATCCTGGTAGACCAATCCGTGACCATTAAGAGCGAATACATTCAGGTGCTGAATAGCTACAACCTGGCCGTGATCGAATTATTAAAGTTAAATAACCTGTAA
- a CDS encoding sensor histidine kinase, with the protein MKQRQIVNNQEKASIRAQFEHEILKAQNEVKNNTLQQIGQELHDNIGQLLSIVRINLNVVEEMSLDIETLDYIKQTSELVALSIQEVRSLSKSLDGDFVQQFGLIESITHDLQRIRKTNKFLTEITVEGEPFSLGYEKEIVLFRVTQEILNNMMKHSAASNVTLSVRYSDRQFLLSIKDNGKGFDYAAVMKRDMSDSGSGLRNILRRCNLIGAECIYESVVGSGTSINITMATNS; encoded by the coding sequence TTGAAGCAAAGGCAAATTGTCAACAATCAGGAAAAGGCAAGTATACGTGCGCAGTTTGAACATGAAATCCTCAAAGCTCAAAACGAGGTAAAAAATAATACGCTGCAACAAATTGGCCAGGAACTGCATGATAATATCGGACAATTACTGTCCATTGTGCGGATCAATTTGAATGTGGTGGAGGAAATGAGCCTTGACATTGAGACGCTCGATTACATTAAACAAACCAGTGAGCTTGTCGCACTTTCTATTCAGGAAGTGAGGTCGTTAAGTAAAAGTCTTGACGGTGATTTTGTGCAGCAATTTGGCTTGATCGAAAGCATTACGCACGATCTGCAGCGGATAAGGAAAACCAATAAATTTCTTACTGAGATTACAGTGGAAGGGGAGCCATTTTCCCTGGGCTACGAAAAAGAAATTGTACTATTTCGCGTAACCCAGGAAATTTTGAATAATATGATGAAGCACTCAGCGGCTAGCAATGTGACGCTGAGTGTTCGATACAGCGATCGGCAATTTCTACTTTCAATTAAAGACAACGGCAAAGGTTTCGACTATGCTGCTGTTATGAAACGGGATATGAGCGATTCTGGCTCAGGCCTGCGTAACATACTCCGCCGCTGCAATTTGATCGGTGCCGAATGTATTTACGAATCCGTAGTTGGTTCGGGTACGAGCATTAACATTACAATGGCGACAAACTCATGA
- a CDS encoding phosphocholine-specific phospholipase C produces MTEINRRKFIKMSAGAGVALNLLPPLIRKALAVDAYNPSKSIQDVQHVVILMQENRSFDHYFGTMRGVRGFGDRFPIPLETGKNVFFQSDGKREIPPYRADKKTMNAALVNGTPHDFPDTQAAWNQGKYGYWPMFKTPFSMAYYTREEIPFQYALAESFTVSDAYHCSVATGTDPNRIVFWSGSNFDPAKRAAGINCTDADSEPVNLRCWPEHAEGTNQPGLMPEPGYVYRGSSFKWDTIPDVLQKAGISWRIYQDPNDNWEGAMHGCLAFESFRTAKPGSPIYENGMKHWSLDDLTRQVKDGTLPQVSWILPSKSNSEHPSGPSSPNRGGDFTHQVLTAITSNPEVWSKTVFFLTFDENDGLFDHLPAPAVPSFNMDGTLAGKATMDIAGMYFNNDKGTTSFPNPFLEASMKKGGEVKKRIYQDKRDTISGNIRPWGMGPRVPMYIISPWSKGGWVDSQVADHTSVGQFLEKRFKVSIPAISPWHRAVSSDLTSAFDFVNPNDPVFPKLPDTANYADLEASSKLLPKAAAPESPAPLFYEKGTRFSRALPYRLHTHAEQTQNTNEIRLKFENIGTAGAVFHVYDLKHLDRIPRRYTVEAGKQLADEWDLSKDNGDYDLEVYGPNGYFRKFSGNRKNQEPEISVGYDHKKGMLMLELQNPGKVSVQVTIHSNVYDHGGPWTFQLTSRGKAKKEWPLATSGNWYDFSVKTSEENGFMRRVAGRVETGKPGISDPAV; encoded by the coding sequence ATGACCGAAATTAACCGTCGAAAGTTTATTAAAATGTCCGCTGGCGCGGGTGTCGCATTGAATTTATTGCCCCCATTGATCAGAAAAGCACTGGCGGTGGATGCATACAATCCGTCCAAGAGTATCCAGGACGTGCAGCACGTAGTCATTCTCATGCAGGAAAACCGTTCATTTGATCATTATTTTGGAACAATGCGTGGCGTAAGAGGTTTCGGCGACCGCTTTCCGATCCCACTGGAAACTGGGAAAAATGTATTTTTTCAGTCCGATGGAAAACGGGAAATTCCACCTTACCGGGCTGACAAAAAGACCATGAATGCAGCTCTCGTGAATGGAACACCGCACGATTTCCCGGATACGCAGGCCGCCTGGAACCAGGGGAAGTATGGCTACTGGCCTATGTTCAAGACGCCTTTTTCAATGGCTTACTATACCCGGGAAGAGATTCCGTTCCAGTATGCGCTGGCCGAGTCGTTCACGGTTTCCGACGCCTATCATTGCTCCGTTGCCACCGGTACTGATCCAAACCGCATTGTTTTCTGGTCGGGTTCTAATTTTGATCCGGCAAAAAGGGCCGCGGGCATCAACTGTACGGACGCGGACTCAGAGCCTGTGAACCTGCGCTGCTGGCCAGAGCATGCAGAAGGTACCAACCAGCCGGGACTCATGCCCGAGCCGGGTTACGTGTACCGCGGATCGTCATTTAAATGGGACACGATCCCGGACGTTTTGCAAAAAGCAGGAATCAGCTGGCGAATTTACCAGGACCCTAATGATAACTGGGAGGGTGCGATGCATGGTTGTCTGGCCTTTGAGAGCTTCCGGACGGCAAAACCGGGATCGCCGATCTATGAAAATGGCATGAAACACTGGTCGCTGGATGACCTTACCAGACAGGTAAAGGACGGAACATTGCCTCAGGTAAGCTGGATACTGCCGTCCAAAAGCAATTCCGAACACCCGAGCGGACCGTCCAGCCCGAACCGGGGAGGCGACTTTACCCATCAGGTGCTGACGGCCATTACTTCGAATCCTGAGGTGTGGAGCAAAACCGTTTTCTTCCTCACATTCGATGAAAACGATGGGTTGTTTGACCATTTGCCAGCTCCTGCGGTACCTTCATTTAACATGGACGGTACACTTGCTGGTAAGGCTACGATGGACATTGCCGGGATGTATTTCAATAATGACAAAGGCACAACTTCCTTCCCGAACCCATTCCTGGAAGCGAGTATGAAAAAGGGCGGCGAGGTGAAAAAGCGGATCTATCAGGATAAAAGGGATACGATTAGCGGAAATATCCGGCCATGGGGAATGGGGCCGAGAGTGCCGATGTACATCATATCTCCTTGGAGCAAAGGTGGTTGGGTAGATTCGCAGGTCGCTGACCATACTTCCGTCGGGCAGTTTTTGGAAAAGCGTTTTAAAGTGAGCATCCCAGCGATCAGCCCGTGGCACCGGGCGGTGAGTAGTGACCTTACTTCTGCATTCGACTTTGTGAACCCCAATGATCCGGTCTTTCCAAAACTGCCGGATACCGCCAATTATGCTGATCTGGAAGCGTCGTCAAAATTACTGCCGAAAGCTGCCGCACCTGAATCACCTGCGCCATTGTTTTATGAAAAAGGCACCCGTTTCTCACGTGCACTCCCGTACAGGCTGCATACGCATGCGGAACAGACTCAAAATACAAACGAAATCAGACTGAAATTTGAAAATATTGGTACTGCCGGTGCCGTGTTCCATGTGTACGATCTCAAACATTTGGACCGCATTCCGCGGCGATATACCGTGGAGGCTGGCAAGCAGCTTGCGGACGAGTGGGATTTGTCAAAGGATAATGGCGATTACGATCTGGAAGTTTATGGCCCGAACGGGTACTTTCGCAAGTTTTCGGGAAACAGGAAAAACCAGGAACCGGAGATCTCTGTCGGATATGACCATAAAAAGGGTATGCTGATGCTGGAACTGCAAAACCCCGGCAAGGTTTCGGTGCAAGTTACCATTCATTCCAATGTTTATGATCATGGAGGTCCCTGGACATTTCAGCTGACGTCCCGTGGCAAAGCGAAAAAAGAATGGCCGTTGGCTACGTCGGGTAACTGGTATGATTTTTCAGTCAAAACTTCGGAAGAAAATGGTTTCATGCGACGGGTGGCCGGAAGGGTTGAAACGGGTAAGCCGGGCATCAGCGATCCGGCGGTATAG
- a CDS encoding response regulator, translating to MPGIFTVFLVDDDIDDQEIFLFVMKEAYSGAHCVLAKDGVQALDKLRDSSFTPDIIFVDINMPRMNGTELLIELKKISRLSNTPVFMYSTSDEQEIVATCKNLGASGFVKKYTDTDEVKKEFVQIISNLTTSE from the coding sequence ATGCCGGGTATATTTACCGTTTTTCTGGTTGATGATGACATCGATGATCAGGAAATTTTCCTTTTTGTCATGAAGGAGGCCTATTCCGGAGCACATTGTGTCCTGGCCAAGGACGGGGTACAGGCATTGGACAAGTTGAGGGACTCCTCGTTCACGCCGGATATTATTTTTGTAGATATCAATATGCCGCGAATGAATGGAACGGAATTGCTAATAGAGCTTAAGAAAATATCCAGGCTATCAAACACTCCCGTTTTTATGTATTCCACTTCTGACGAACAAGAAATTGTGGCTACCTGTAAAAATCTTGGCGCCTCCGGTTTTGTTAAAAAGTATACTGATACTGACGAGGTTAAAAAGGAATTTGTACAGATCATCAGCAACCTTACCACGTCGGAATAA